A genomic region of Cyanobacteria bacterium FACHB-DQ100 contains the following coding sequences:
- a CDS encoding photosystem II q(b) protein — protein sequence MTTTLQRRESANLWAQFCNWVTSTDNRLYVGWFGVLM from the coding sequence ATGACAACGACCTTACAGAGACGCGAAAGCGCCAACCTGTGGGCGCAGTTCTGCAACTGGGTGACCTCGACCGACAACCGCCTCTACGTAGGCTGGTTCGGCGTGTTGATGA